GGTGTATTTCTACCCAAAAGCGCTGACACCAGGTTGTACGGTCCAGGCTGAACAACTCAGAGACCACAAAGAACAATTGGCCCAGTTTAATACTGTGGCGGTTGGGATCAGCCCGGATCCGGTGAAAAAGTTAAAAAACTTCGAAACCAAAAAAGAGCTGAACTTTGACTTGTTGTCGGATGAAGATCACGCCATTGCCGATGCCTTCGGTGTCTGGGGACTGAAAAAGTTCATGGGTAAAGAGTATGACGGGATCCACCGCATCAGCTTTCTGATTGGTCAGGACGGTACGGTTAAACACGTATTCAATAAGTTTAAGACCAAAGAGCATCACCAGGTCGTGATTGACTATCTGGCTGCCCAGTAACAAAAAAGGGGCTGTATTGAGCCCCTTTTTTACATTCTTCGCGCCTAAACGTTAGCTGCGAGCATCCAGCATTAAACGTTTCATGTCTCTTACTGCTTTCTCAAGCCCGTCAATGGCGGCTCTGGCAATGATCGCATGGCCAATGTTCAGTTCATAAATTTCTGGCATTTCAGCAATGGGTTTGACGTTATGATAATGCAGACCATGGCCTGCGTTAACAACAATGCCCAGACCATGTGCATATTTAACACCGCTGCGGATCCGCTCCAGCTCAGCATGCATGTCTGCGTCTGACTCGGCGTCAGCATAGGCACCGGTATGGATCTCGATATACGGCGCGCCCGTGTCTTTCGCAGCGTCAATTTGCTTAGGATCCGCGTCGATGAACAAAGATACCTTAATGCCTGCATCGGCGAGACGCGTCACAGCCTGTGTGATCTTATCTTTATTCGCAATCACGTCCAGACCACCTTCTGTAGTCAGCTCTTCACGCTTCTCCGGTACCAGGCAAACGTATTCAGGCTTAACCTCACAGGCGATATCCAGCATTTCATCGGTGACTGCAATTTCCAGGTTCATGCGTGTCTGAATGGTTTTGGCCATCACATACACATCCCGATCCTGAATGTGACGACGATCTTCACGCAAATGGATAGTGATGCCATCAGCGCCGGCATGCTCAGCAACAGCCGCAGCATGGGCCGGATCTGGATAGCTGGTGCCTCTTGCCTGGCGCAATGTGGCTATATGGTCGACGTTTACGCCCAATAATATCTCTTTCATTGTTATTACCTTGGTTGAAATAGCTCTCTGCTTTTCAGCGGTTTATGGCCAAGTAATGGCCTGAGTAAGTATCTGCTTAAGCCCTTCGCCTGACGCCTGACCTGATCGTCAGAAAAATCGTGCTGAGCAATCTGGTGCAGTACCCGGCCCGAAAAGCCAATATGCCTGTCATCTGTGCGGACAAACCCCAGCTCTCGGGTATATTGATAATACGCATTTTCTACAATCATCTCACCATCGGCGTCACAGTCAAATTCGACCCCAAACCCCAGCTGCTCTAATAGCTGAAACTCAAAACTACGCAGGGTCAGCTCAAACTGCTGCTTACTGGCACTGTCGCTAAGAGCATGGAGCTGAGACAAATGTTGGTGGTAAAGCGAGAACATTGATTCGAGAGGCTCATTGACGGGAATAACCCGCGCGCTCAGCTCATTGAGGTAAAAGCCGCAATACAGCACTTGCCCTTTTAGCGCCAAAGGCTGGGTATGTAATTCGATGTCGTTCAGGTATTTTAAATCGTGGCGGCCACTGTAACGTACGAACAGCAGGCTGAAGGGTTGCAGGTGTGCGTTGTGCCTGAGCGCCTGACGCCCTTTGATGCGAGCCAGCATCATCAACTGGCCCACTCCTTCGACCAGCATATTGAGCATCACCTGTGAGTCGCTGTGCGCGCGGCGATGCAACAAATACGCTTGTCGAAAGTCATTGTTCAATTAGTCTTCCCCGTAGCCAAGACTACGCAGTGCCCTCTCATCGTCTGCCCAGCCGGACTTCACTTTTACCCAGCATTCGAGGAACACTTTGTTATCCAGCATCTCTTCGAGATCGCGACGTGCTTCACGGCCAATGACTTTGAGCTTTTCACCCTTGTTGCCGATCACCATGCGTTTTTGCGACTCACGCTCCACCAAAATCAATGCATTGATCTGCCACACCCCGTTGTCGAGCCACTTAAATTGCTCAATTTCAACGGTCACGGAATAGGGCAACTCGTCACCCATAAAACGCATCAGTTTCTCGCGCACAATCTCAGCGGCCAAAAAGCGCATTGAGCGGTCTGTGACATAGTCATCCGGGAAGAAGAATTCACACGCAGGCAGATGCTTGTGCACTTCGGCTTTAACCATGTCCACATTGCGGTTTTGTTTGGCCGAAATAGGAATGATCCCGACAAAGTCGCCCTGCTCAGACAACCATTGCAGGTGCGGCATCAGCGCTTCGCTTTTGTCTTTCACCTGATCGCTTTTATTGATCACCACCAAAACCGGACGACCACTGTCTTTGACTTTGTTCAGTACCATTTCATCATCTTTGGTCCACAAGGTGCCCTCAACAACGAAAATCACCAACTCAACATCACCGATGGAGCTTGAGGCTGCCCGGTTCATCAAACGGTTAATCGCGCGTTTTTCTTCGCTATGCAGCCCGGGTGTATCCACGTACACCGCCTGGTAGTTATCCTCGGTATGGATCCCCATGATACGGTGTCGGGTTGTTTGCGGTTTGCGAGACGTAATGCTGACCTTTTGTTCAACCAGCTTGTTCAGTAACGTTGATTTACCAACGTTGGGCCGCCCGACAATCGCGACCATGCCACAATGGGTATTAGGAGTCATTCTTTAAAATCTTTAGTGCTTTTTCAGCGGCCTTTTGCTCCGCCTTACGACGTGAGCTGCCTACTGAGATAATACTTTCCATCCCTTCCACAATACATTCAACCGTGAAGGTCTGATTGTGCGCCTGTCCCTTAGTATCAATTACAGTATAACCGGGTAAAGGTAACTTGCGTGCCTGCAAGTACTCTTGTAACAAGGTTTTCGGATCTTTCTGGTTGTGTCCCGGAGAAATTGCCGCCAAACGCGTGTCATACCATTTTAAAACCAACGTCTTACAGGTCTCGATGTCTGAATCTAAAAACACCGCGCCAATAATCGCTTCAACCGCGTCTGCCAAAGTTGATTCGCGACGATAACCGCCACTTTTCAACTCGCCAGGACCTAATCTCAGGTAATCACCCAAACCAAACTCAACGCCAAACTCGGCCAGTGTCTGACCACGTACCAGGGTTGAGCGCATGCGGCTAAGATCGCCTTCACGGGCTTTAGGAAACTGTTTGTACAGGGCATTTGCAATAACAAAGCTCAGGATCGAATCACCCAAAAACTCCAGGCGTTCGTTGTGCTGGCCCTTATGGCTACGGTGCGTCATTGCCTGCTCAAGCAGGCTTTGATCTGAGAACTCGTAACCGATTTTTTTATATAATTCTGTGACGTTTTTTTTCATGCTACTGAATATTACCTAGGCGTTCAAAACGAACTCCTGTTGGAACCCAGGAAGGCAAAATGCTGTCCGGGCCATTTTCAAAATCAAAACTCATCCAAATAAATACGGCTTTACCAACCAGGTTTTCTTTCGGTACGAAGCCCCACATACGGCTGTCCTGGCTGTTGTTACG
The Pseudoalteromonas viridis DNA segment above includes these coding regions:
- the bcp gene encoding thioredoxin-dependent thiol peroxidase → MNTLQAGAQAPQFTLQNQDGESISLSTLLGSNQVLVYFYPKALTPGCTVQAEQLRDHKEQLAQFNTVAVGISPDPVKKLKNFETKKELNFDLLSDEDHAIADAFGVWGLKKFMGKEYDGIHRISFLIGQDGTVKHVFNKFKTKEHHQVVIDYLAAQ
- the pdxJ gene encoding pyridoxine 5'-phosphate synthase, with amino-acid sequence MKEILLGVNVDHIATLRQARGTSYPDPAHAAAVAEHAGADGITIHLREDRRHIQDRDVYVMAKTIQTRMNLEIAVTDEMLDIACEVKPEYVCLVPEKREELTTEGGLDVIANKDKITQAVTRLADAGIKVSLFIDADPKQIDAAKDTGAPYIEIHTGAYADAESDADMHAELERIRSGVKYAHGLGIVVNAGHGLHYHNVKPIAEMPEIYELNIGHAIIARAAIDGLEKAVRDMKRLMLDARS
- the recO gene encoding DNA repair protein RecO, which translates into the protein MNNDFRQAYLLHRRAHSDSQVMLNMLVEGVGQLMMLARIKGRQALRHNAHLQPFSLLFVRYSGRHDLKYLNDIELHTQPLALKGQVLYCGFYLNELSARVIPVNEPLESMFSLYHQHLSQLHALSDSASKQQFELTLRSFEFQLLEQLGFGVEFDCDADGEMIVENAYYQYTRELGFVRTDDRHIGFSGRVLHQIAQHDFSDDQVRRQAKGLSRYLLRPLLGHKPLKSRELFQPR
- the era gene encoding GTPase Era; the encoded protein is MTPNTHCGMVAIVGRPNVGKSTLLNKLVEQKVSITSRKPQTTRHRIMGIHTEDNYQAVYVDTPGLHSEEKRAINRLMNRAASSSIGDVELVIFVVEGTLWTKDDEMVLNKVKDSGRPVLVVINKSDQVKDKSEALMPHLQWLSEQGDFVGIIPISAKQNRNVDMVKAEVHKHLPACEFFFPDDYVTDRSMRFLAAEIVREKLMRFMGDELPYSVTVEIEQFKWLDNGVWQINALILVERESQKRMVIGNKGEKLKVIGREARRDLEEMLDNKVFLECWVKVKSGWADDERALRSLGYGED
- the rnc gene encoding ribonuclease III, with amino-acid sequence MKKNVTELYKKIGYEFSDQSLLEQAMTHRSHKGQHNERLEFLGDSILSFVIANALYKQFPKAREGDLSRMRSTLVRGQTLAEFGVEFGLGDYLRLGPGELKSGGYRRESTLADAVEAIIGAVFLDSDIETCKTLVLKWYDTRLAAISPGHNQKDPKTLLQEYLQARKLPLPGYTVIDTKGQAHNQTFTVECIVEGMESIISVGSSRRKAEQKAAEKALKILKNDS